In Ovis aries strain OAR_USU_Benz2616 breed Rambouillet chromosome 8, ARS-UI_Ramb_v3.0, whole genome shotgun sequence, a single window of DNA contains:
- the LOC101110340 gene encoding LOW QUALITY PROTEIN: POU domain, class 5, transcription factor 1-like (The sequence of the model RefSeq protein was modified relative to this genomic sequence to represent the inferred CDS: deleted 1 base in 1 codon), whose product MLGHLTSNFAFSPPPGGGGDWPGGPEPSWVDPRKWMSFQGPPGGSGIGPGVVPGAEVWRLPPCPPPYDLCGGMAYCAPQVGVGLVPPGSLETPQPEGEAGAGVESNSEGASPDPCAAPAGAAKLDKEKLEPNPDESQDIKALQKDLEQFAKLLKQKRITLGYTQADVGLTLGVVFGKVFSQTTICRFEALQLSFKNMCKLRPLLQKWVEEADNNENLQEIGKAETLVQARKRKRSIEDRVRGNLESMFLQCPKATLQQISHIAQQLGLEKDVVRVWFCSRRQKGKRSSSDYSQRKDFEAAGSPFAGGPVSFPLAPGPHFGTPGYGGPHFTTLYSSVPFPEGEAFPSVSVTALGSPMHSN is encoded by the exons ATGTTGGGACACCTCACTTCTAACTTCGCCTTCTCGCCCCCGCCGGGCGGTGGAGGCGATTGGCCGGGAGGGCCAGAGCCGAGCTGGGTTGATCCTCGGAAGTGGATGAGCTTCCAAGGGCCTCCTGGTGGGTCGGGGATCGGACCGGGGGTTGTGCCTGGCGCCGAGGTGTGGCGACTTCCCCCGTGCCCCCCGCCCTACGACTTGTGCGGAGGGATGGCCTACTGTGCCCCGCAGGTTGGAGTGGGGCTGGTGCCCCCAGGCAGCCTGGAGACCCCTCAGCCAGAGGGCGAGGCTGGAGCCGGGGTGGAGAGCAACTCCGAGGGGGCCTCCCCGGACCCCTGTGCCGCCCCCGCAGGAGCCGCGAAGCTGGACAAGGAGAAGCTGGAGCCGAACCCTGACGAGTCCCAGGACATCAAAGCTCTTCAGAAAGACCTTGAACAATTTGCCAAGCTCCTA AAGCAGAAGAGGATCACTCTAGGATATACCCAGGCCGATGTGGGGCTCACCCTGGGGGTTGTGTTTGGAAAGGTGTTCAGCCAAACGACTATCTGCCGTTTTGAGGCTTTGCAGCTCAGTTTCAAGAACATGTGTAAGCTGCGGCCCCTGCTGCAGAAGTGGGTGGAGGAAGCTGACAACAACGAGAATCTGCAGGAGATAGGCAAGGCAGAGACCCTTGTGCAGGCCCGAAAGAGAAAGCGGAGTATTGAGGACCGAGTGAGAGGCAACCTGGAGAGCATGTTCCTGCAGTGCCCGAAGGCCACCCTGCAGCAAATTAGCCACATCGCCCAGCAGCTCGGGCTGGAGAAGGACGTGGTCCGAGTGTGGTTCTGCAGCCGCCGCCAGAAGGGCAAACGATCAAGCAGTGACTACTCCCAACGCAAGGATTTTGAGGCTGCTGGGTCTCCTTTCGCAGGGGGACCCGTATCCTTTCCTCTGGCGCCAGGGCCCCATTTTGGTACCCCAGGCTACGGGGGCCCTCATTTCACTACGCTGTACTCTTCGGTCCCATTCCCTGAGGGTGAGGCCTTTCCCTCGGTGTCTGTCACCGCTCTGGGTTCGCCTATGCATTCAAACTGA